In the genome of Naumovozyma dairenensis CBS 421 chromosome 7, complete genome, the window AGAACGTCCCCAGTTCGATCCTGGGcgaaatcattattttttgcTCCCGTTTATTGTGGAAGATACTTGAGTGGGAGAGATGTTGGCCCTTTTTTTGGCTCACTGGCGTATATATTCGTGAAAATCAACCGTACATATTTAAGGAGAATGACCATTGAGAATCAGCTACTTATTGAGCGTTTGAATAGCAAACCTTCAAAATAAAGTTAAGGGAGATGATACatatatctttttctttcataaAGGACTATCAAAGTCACATCCCCACTAACTGATCAAAACATGTAGGTGAAAGTTGCATAGTTAATGGTAATCTCATTATAACTCTTTACGGTATGGCAGGACTCTTTTCGAATCTCAAATTTATCCTCTTACCGAATGCTGATACTAACCCTCTGAAGTTCTTAGTTAAGTTAATAGAGAATGATGAGGGGACAGTGGTTCGGGATGTAGATAGTCTAGATGAGGAGACAATCATTTTAATCAATGATTCTTATGTTGATAATGACAACAATTTAGTACAAGAAAATCTCTTTGAGAAAGAATTTGAGTTAAATTTTACAGTGGTATGGaattttatcaaagatCATAATTTAAAATGTTTTAGAATAAGTTGTATTACCTCTTCAATAAAACGTAAAAAGTTCCAGATCGGAGAGGAACGActcattaatattaatccATCAAGGGAAGAAAACGAAAATAAGAACGAGGACAAAGATGGTAATAACACCGTGAATTCTGAAGACGAAATGGAAGGTTCAGACGAAGAGGAGACTAGTGTAGAGTCACTACCGTCACCAAGAAAACAAAGTGAAGCAGATGATGTTGAGGATATTGCAGGTCTcgatgatgaagaggaagtTACAGATCTTTCGCGTTATACCACAGGGCAAAATGATCTCTTAATAAAATCGATGGGTACATTGGCCAAAAAATACAAACTAAAAGGAGATCAATTCCGTGCCAGAGGTTACAGATTAGCAAGGGCTTCAATAGAAGAGTGTCCGTTCAAAATCGAATCAGGAGCGCAAGCACAACAGCAGTTAGCAAATATTGGTCCTAGCATTGCTAAGAAGATACAACTTATCTTAAACGTTGGAAGCCTGCCAGGCTTAGAAGAAACTGTTAACTTAGAAACCACTTTGgattatttttccaattgcCATGGAGTAGGTGCGTATACTGCTAAAAGGTGgcatttatttaaattgaaCTCGTTAACTGATGTCGTAAAGAAGTTCCCCGATGAATTGACAAAGGATTGGCCAATATTACTCGGTTGGTCCTATTATGAAGACTGGTCAAAGAGAATACGAAGGAAGGAATGTGAGGAACATTTAGCTATAGTAAAACGCAAACTGGCAAAAATCGATAGTAATTTCCAAGTCGAATTGCAAGGAAGCTATGCTCGTGGTGCTGAGACTTGTGGAGATATTGATTTGATGTTTTATAAACCAGGCTGTGATGACACGCGTGAAATCGGCTATACTTTGGAAAGGCTTGCATTAGAATTATATGAGGataaatttgttgaatGCTTTTTACAACTAACGCCAActttagaaaaaatatttaggAACGTCTTAAAGGAaagattcaaaaaatgTGGTTTAAAATATCCCTCTGACGCAATTTTTGCaacatcaaataatatcaaaaagTTCTATCTGGGAACAAGATTACCAAGACCAGATTATCTAATAAAAGATGATCTCGTTGGCTTATCACTGCAAGAATGTGATCGCTACATGTCAATAAATAAAGGAAAGAATGCCAATCCTTGCAGAAGATTAGATTTCTTCTGTTGTAAATGGTCCGAGCTGGGTGCCGCAAGAATGCAGTGGATTGGATCTGCAGAATTTAATAGATGGTTGAGGATACTTGCTAGTAAGAAAGGGTTCAAGTTGAGTCAACATGGATTATTTACCAATGAAGGTCAATTATTGGAAAGTTTTGATGagaaaaatatgtttaaaCTACTTGGAGTAGATTACTTAGAGCCTACGCAAAGAAGTGAAGGTATATGGAACAAGTATGTATCATAAATCATAGTCTCTATGCATTGGACTAGGttatataaatttgattATCAGCCGTTACATATTTACAATAGTTTCTTTAGAATCGATGAATGTTCATGAACCGCTTACGTTAAAACTACATAAAAGCTCGATGATATAACAcgataaatataaacatTCTACGAAGTATTCTATTTAAAGATCAAAACATAGCGTTATTAGTTTTCgaaaatcattaaaaaatgCGTTAAATTTAGTTTATAATACGTAACATTATGGAAAAGTCAATTAGGTAGggagaaaagaaatacatAATAGTCATAATCTAGCTGTTGCGCATCTATTGCTTGTCAGATAAGAAAGCAACACCTGGTAATTCCTTACCTTCCAATAATTCCAAAGAAGCACCACCACCAGTAGAGACATGGGAGATCTTTTCAACAACACCGTACTTCTTGGCAACGGTAGCAGTGTCACCACCACCAATGATAGTAGTGTTACCAGCTTCGGAAGATTTGACAACTTCGTCTAACATAGCCTTGGTACCAGCAGCGAACTTTTCGAATTCGAAAACACCTGGTGGACCGTTCCAGACAATGGTCTTAGCCTTTGCAATAGTAGCAGCAAATAACTTTCTAGATTCTGGACCATTGTCCAACCCTTGCCAGCCAGCTGGGATCCCTTCCTTGTCAGAAACAACCTTGGTGTTAGCGTCAGCGGAGAAAGAGTCAGCAATGACGAAATCAATTGGCAAGACAACGTCAACGTTCTTAGCCTTAGCCTTTTCCATCAACTTTGGAACGATTTCAGCACCAGCCTTGTCGAAGATAGAGTCACCGATTTCAGCGTTTTCAATAACCTTCTTGAAAGTGAAAGCCATACCACCACCAATGATGATAGAGTCGACCTTGTCTAACAAGTTGtcaatcaattgaatcTTGTCAGCAACCTTAGCACCACCCAAGATAGCCAAGAATGGTCTGGTTGGGTTTTCCAAAGCCTTACCGAAGTAAGTCAATTCCTTGGTCATCAAGAAACCAGCAGCTCTTTGTGGTAAATCGAAACCAACCATAGAAGAGTGAGCTCTGTGAGCGGTACCGAAAGCATCGTTGATGTAGACATCAGCCAAAGAAGATAATTGTTCTCTGAACTTGGTAACGTCTTCCTTAGAAGCCT includes:
- the PGK1 gene encoding phosphoglycerate kinase (similar to Saccharomyces cerevisiae PGK1 (YCR012W); ancestral locus Anc_1.428), which produces MSLSSKLSVKDLDLKDKRVFIRVDFNVPLDGKTITSNQRIVAALPTIQYVLEHNPRYVVLASHLGRPNGERNDKYSLAPVAKELQTLLGKPVEFLNDCVGSEVDAAVKASAPGSVILLENLRYHIEEEGSRKVDGQKVKASKEDVTKFREQLSSLADVYINDAFGTAHRAHSSMVGFDLPQRAAGFLMTKELTYFGKALENPTRPFLAILGGAKVADKIQLIDNLLDKVDSIIIGGGMAFTFKKVIENAEIGDSIFDKAGAEIVPKLMEKAKAKNVDVVLPIDFVIADSFSADANTKVVSDKEGIPAGWQGLDNGPESRKLFAATIAKAKTIVWNGPPGVFEFEKFAAGTKAMLDEVVKSSEAGNTTIIGGGDTATVAKKYGVVEKISHVSTGGGASLELLEGKELPGVAFLSDKQ
- the POL4 gene encoding DNA-directed DNA polymerase IV (similar to Saccharomyces cerevisiae POL4 (YCR014C); ancestral locus Anc_1.429) translates to MAGLFSNLKFILLPNADTNPLKFLVKLIENDEGTVVRDVDSLDEETIILINDSYVDNDNNLVQENLFEKEFELNFTVVWNFIKDHNLKCFRISCITSSIKRKKFQIGEERLININPSREENENKNEDKDGNNTVNSEDEMEGSDEEETSVESLPSPRKQSEADDVEDIAGLDDEEEVTDLSRYTTGQNDLLIKSMGTLAKKYKLKGDQFRARGYRLARASIEECPFKIESGAQAQQQLANIGPSIAKKIQLILNVGSLPGLEETVNLETTLDYFSNCHGVGAYTAKRWHLFKLNSLTDVVKKFPDELTKDWPILLGWSYYEDWSKRIRRKECEEHLAIVKRKLAKIDSNFQVELQGSYARGAETCGDIDLMFYKPGCDDTREIGYTLERLALELYEDKFVECFLQLTPTLEKIFRNVLKERFKKCGLKYPSDAIFATSNNIKKFYLGTRLPRPDYLIKDDLVGLSLQECDRYMSINKGKNANPCRRLDFFCCKWSELGAARMQWIGSAEFNRWLRILASKKGFKLSQHGLFTNEGQLLESFDEKNMFKLLGVDYLEPTQRSEGIWNKYVS